In the genome of Nocardioides sp. NBC_00368, the window CCCTTCCACTCCCCGGACCGGACCCGGTCGGCGAAGGCGTAGACCTTCTTCAGCGTCTCGTGGACCGCGGGCACGACGTCGGTGCCGTCGACGACGAGGGACGCGTCGGCGGGAAGACGCAGCGCGGTGTGGAGCACCGCGCGGTCCTCGGTGACGTTGATGTGCTCGCCGGCGAGCATCGCGTCACGCCGCGCCTCCAGGCCGACCTGCTCGGCGAGCGCCAGCAGCTCGGCCAGGAGCTCGTCGGTGAGGAGGTTCTTGGAGAGGTCGACGTGGAGATCGGCCGCCTCGAAGGTGAAGCGTGAGGCCCGGCCGGGATCATCGGCGAACCACGAGCGCAGGTCGGGCTCAAGGCCGTCCCGTCGCTCGGTGAGTGCCTTCCAAGCGTCTGTCGTGGTCGCGTCGACCGGGCCCCCGCTCACTACTTGACCGCCTCGATCTGGCCCTTGACGGTGTCGACGAGCTCGACCCAGGAGGCCTTGAACTTGTCCACGCCCTCGGTCTCCAGCACCTCGAAGACGTCGTCGAGGTCGACCCCGACCGAGCGCAGCGACTCGAAGACGGCGGCGGCCTCGGCGCCCTTGCCGGTGACGACGTCGCCCTTGACCTCACCGTGGTCGGCGAAGGCCTCCATGGTCTTCTCCGGCATGGTGTTGACGGTGTCGGCGACGACCAGGTCGGTGACGTAGAGGGTGTCGGGGTAGGCCGGGTTCTTGACGCCGGTCGAGGCCCACAGCGGCCGCTGGGCGTTGGCGCCCGCGCCGGCCAGCGCGGTCCAGCGCTCGCTCTGGTGCACCTCCTCGAAGGCGGCGTACGCAGCGATGGCGTTGGCCACCGCGGCCTTGCCCAGCAGCGCGCTGGCCTCGGGCGTGCCGATGGCCTCGAGCCGCTTGTCGATCTCGGTGTCCACGCGGGAGACGAAGAACGAGGCGACGCTGCGGATCGCGGACAAGTCCTTGCCGGCGGCCTTGGCCTGCTCCAGACCGGTCAGGTAGGCGTCCATCACCGCGCGGTAGCGCTCGACCGAGAAGATCAGGGTCACGTTGACCGAGATGCCCTCGGCGATCGCGGCGGTGATCGCCGGCAGGCCCTCGAGGGTCGCCGGGATCTTGATCAGCGCGTTGGGGCGGTCGACCTCGGCCCACAGCGCCTTGGCGGAGGCGATCGTCGCGTCGGTGTCGTTGGCCAGGGTCGGCTCGACCTCGATCGAGACCCGGCCGTCGTCCTTGGTCGCCTCGGCGACCGGGGCGAGGATGTCGCAGGCGTTGCGTACGTCCCGGGTGGTGAGGCCGAAGATGATCTCGTCGACGTTCTTGCCCTCGGCCACGAGCGAGCGGAGCTGCTCGTCGTAGCGCTCGCCGTTGGCGATCGCGGCGGCGAAGATGGTCGGGTTGGTGGTCACCCCGACGACGGACTTCTCCTTGACGAGCTCGGCGAGGTTGCCGGTCTCGATCCGCTCGCGGGAGAGGTCGTCGAGCCAGATGGATACGCCGGCCTCGGCCAGCGCCTTGAGACGGTCAGACATATTTCATGCTCCCTTGTTGATGGCGGCGAGGCTCTCCTTGGCGGCCGTGACGACCGCCTCGGGGGTGAAGCCGTACTCCTTGAACAGCAGCGCCCCGGACGCCGAGGCACCGAAGTGCTCCAGCGAGACGATCCGGCCGGCGTCGCCGACGTACTCCCGCCAGCCCTGCTTCACGCCCGCCTCGACGCTGACGCGCGCCTTGACGTTGGGCGGGATCACCGAGTCGCGGTAGTCCTGGTCCTGGGCGTCGAACCACTCCAGGCAGGGCAGCGAGACCACGCGGGCGCCGATGCCCTCCTTCGCCAGCTCCTCGCGGGCGGCGACGGCGTACTGCACCTCGGAGCCGGTGCCGAGCAGCACGACGTCGACGGTCCCGGTGGGGGAGTCGAGGAGTACGTAGCCACCCTTCGCCACACCCTCCGTGGTCGCGTAGCCGTCGACCCCGCGCGGGAACGTCGGCAGCGCCTGACGGGTCAGGATGAGCGCCGAGGGGCGGTCGTGGTGCTTGAGCACCTCGAGCCACGCGGCGGCGGTCTCGTTGGCGTCGGCGGGCCGGACCACGTCGAGGCCCGGGATGGCCCGGACCGCGGCGAGGTGCTCGACCGGCTGGTGGGTCGGGCCGTCCTCACCCAGGCCGACGGAGTCGTGGGTCCAGACGTGGATCACCGGCAGCTTGGACAGCGCCCCGACGCGTACGGCGCCGCGCATGTAGTCGGAGAACTGGAAGAACGTGCCGCCGAAGGCCTTGGTGGGCGAGTGGGCAACGATGCCGTTGAGGATCGCGCCCATGGCGTGCTCGCGGATGCCGAAGTGGAGCACGCGGCCGGCGTAGGGGTCGCCCTTCCACTCGTGGGTCGAGCGGTCCTCGGGCACGAAGCTCGGCGCACCGGAGATCGTGGTGTTGTTGGAGCCGGCGAGGTCGGCCGAGCCGCCCCACAGCTCGGGCAGCACCGGGGCGAGGGCGTTGATCACCTTGCCGGAGGCGGCACGGGTGGCGATGCCCTTGGCGTCGGCCTCGAAGAACGGCAGCGCGTCGGCGATGCCGTCGGGGAGCTCCCCGGCCTGCATCCGCTCGAGCAGCTTCGCGCGCTCCGGGTTGGCCTCGGCCCAGGCGGCCTCCTCGGCACGCCAGGCCTCCTCGGCCTTCTCGCCGCGCTCGATGAGCTTGCGGGTGTGGGCGAGCACCTCGGGGTCGACGTCGAAGGACTTGGCCGGGTCGAAGCCCAGCACCTTCTTGGTCGCGGCGACCTCCTCGACGCCGAGCGCCGAGCCGTGCGCGGCCTCGGTGTTCTGCGCGTTGGGGGCCGGCCAGGCGATGATCGTACGCAGCACGATCAGCGACGGCTGGTCGGTGACCTCGGCAGCGGCGTTGATCGCGTCGAAGAGCGCCGGCACGTCCTCGGTGTAGCCGGTGCCGTCGTGGGTCCAGTCGACCTCCTGGACGTGCCAGCCGTAGGCGCGGTAGCGGGCGGCGACGTCCTCGGTGAACGCGACGTTGGTGTCACCCTCGATCGAGATCCGGTTGGCGTCGTAGATCATCGTGAGGTTGCCGAGCTTCTGCGTGCCGGCGATCGAGCTGGCCTCGCCGCTGACGCCCTCCTGCAGGTCGCCGTCACCGGCCAGGACGTAGGTCTTGTGGTCGAACGGGCTCGGCTGGTCGACCGGGGTGTCCGGGTCGAGCAGGCCGCGCAGCCGGCGCTGGGCCATCGCGATGCCGACGGCGTTGGCGACACCCTGGCCGAGCGGGCCGGTGGTCACCTCCACGCCGCGGGTGTGGCCGCGCTCGGGGTGACCCGGGGTCAGCGAGCCCCAGGTGCGCAGGCTCTCCAGGTCGCCGAGCTCGAGGCCGAAGCCGCCGAGGTAGAGCTGGATGTAGAGGGTCACGCTCGAGTGGCCGACGGAGAGCACGAACCGGTCACGGCCGAGCCAGTCGGTGTCGGCGGGGTTGTGCTTCATCACCTTCTGGAAGAGCAGGTACGCCGCCGGCGCCAGGCTCATCGCGGTGCCAGGGTGGCCGTTGCCGACCTTCTGCACGGAGTCCATGGCGAGAACGCGGACGGTGTCCACGGCCTTGCTGTCCAGATCGGTCCACTCGAGTACAGGTTTGGTGCTCACGAGGTGCCTTTTCAAATCGGTGGATTCCACATGGGAGGTTCTTGGGCTGGCCGTGGGGGGCTGCCGAATCCGAGCCTACTCACGCCCCGGGTTAGACTGCGAGCCGCATGCTGTGAACTGCTTGTATGAGCCGCATGTGACGCCTCAACCCGATCGAGAAGGATCTTCTCAGTGACGCACGTCGAACAGCCGGTCCCCGACCTCGACCAGCGTAGCGACCGCGCGTCAATGCGCGATGTCATCTCGGCGTACGTCTCCCTGACGAAGCCCCGCGTGATCGAGCTGCTGCTGCTGACCACCGTGCCGGTGATGTTCTTCGCCGCGCAGGGCGTCCCGGGCGTCGGCCTCGTCGCCGCCACCGTCGTCGGCGGGATCTTCTCGGCCGGATCGGCCTCGGTCTTCAACTGCGTGTACGACCGCGACATCG includes:
- the tal gene encoding transaldolase: MSDRLKALAEAGVSIWLDDLSRERIETGNLAELVKEKSVVGVTTNPTIFAAAIANGERYDEQLRSLVAEGKNVDEIIFGLTTRDVRNACDILAPVAEATKDDGRVSIEVEPTLANDTDATIASAKALWAEVDRPNALIKIPATLEGLPAITAAIAEGISVNVTLIFSVERYRAVMDAYLTGLEQAKAAGKDLSAIRSVASFFVSRVDTEIDKRLEAIGTPEASALLGKAAVANAIAAYAAFEEVHQSERWTALAGAGANAQRPLWASTGVKNPAYPDTLYVTDLVVADTVNTMPEKTMEAFADHGEVKGDVVTGKGAEAAAVFESLRSVGVDLDDVFEVLETEGVDKFKASWVELVDTVKGQIEAVK
- the tkt gene encoding transketolase; this encodes MSTKPVLEWTDLDSKAVDTVRVLAMDSVQKVGNGHPGTAMSLAPAAYLLFQKVMKHNPADTDWLGRDRFVLSVGHSSVTLYIQLYLGGFGLELGDLESLRTWGSLTPGHPERGHTRGVEVTTGPLGQGVANAVGIAMAQRRLRGLLDPDTPVDQPSPFDHKTYVLAGDGDLQEGVSGEASSIAGTQKLGNLTMIYDANRISIEGDTNVAFTEDVAARYRAYGWHVQEVDWTHDGTGYTEDVPALFDAINAAAEVTDQPSLIVLRTIIAWPAPNAQNTEAAHGSALGVEEVAATKKVLGFDPAKSFDVDPEVLAHTRKLIERGEKAEEAWRAEEAAWAEANPERAKLLERMQAGELPDGIADALPFFEADAKGIATRAASGKVINALAPVLPELWGGSADLAGSNNTTISGAPSFVPEDRSTHEWKGDPYAGRVLHFGIREHAMGAILNGIVAHSPTKAFGGTFFQFSDYMRGAVRVGALSKLPVIHVWTHDSVGLGEDGPTHQPVEHLAAVRAIPGLDVVRPADANETAAAWLEVLKHHDRPSALILTRQALPTFPRGVDGYATTEGVAKGGYVLLDSPTGTVDVVLLGTGSEVQYAVAAREELAKEGIGARVVSLPCLEWFDAQDQDYRDSVIPPNVKARVSVEAGVKQGWREYVGDAGRIVSLEHFGASASGALLFKEYGFTPEAVVTAAKESLAAINKGA